The Paenibacillus beijingensis nucleotide sequence ACTTTAAAATAAACGGGAGAATAATTAAATGCATTAAGTATAAGGAATAGGAGATATCCGCACCAAACTTTGAAACTTTATTCGATAACAAAGCGGAAAAAAAGTTCAGTACTTTATAAAGCACGGAAGGCAAAAAGGATTTGAATTGCTCCAGCAAAAGGAAAAGAACTAACGTTATCACCAATGCTGCCGAATATTTATCCTCGAACGCTAAATGACTGCGCCGTTCAACAACACATATCTCCATTTCAGTTTTCCCAAACCTGCGGCGGCGAGCATCATTCCCAATAAAAAAATCGGCATTCTGAAAATCAGGGCGGCGGGCATATCAAAATATTGTTTATAGAATGAAAGGGTCAATACGGAGATAAGCGTGGAGAGGATGGTCAGCACGATAAATTTCAAATGGGTCTTTTTCGTAAACAGGAAAGCAAATATGACGGGGAACAGAACATAAAACTGCATTTCCAATGATAAACTCCATGCGACGGATAGAATTGAGCTGTCCTGATGAGGGATAAGTCCATGAACGAACAATAAATGCGAAAACAGTCCCAATAGAGTCGGCGTTTCCATTTTGCTTTCGGCGCCAAATGCGGTGAGGGTGCTTCCGGTAAAGAATTCAAGGGTCTCCGCTCTAAACCGATACATGTATTCCACGAGGAAAAACGCAGCCATGATCGCTAAAAAATAGACCGGATATAACCGGAACAACCGTCTGAGGACAAACTTGATGCCGGTCGAAACTTCACGGAAAGGCTCTTTGCTTTCCCTTAATATGTAATGATAAGTCATTAAGAAGCCCGTGATGACCATAAATCCATTAACTGCGATGATCGGATGGCCCAATAAATACGAAATGATCGGAATGTTGAAAAACTTCGTGCCGCCGATAAGGATATAAAAATGTCCGGCAGCAACCCATAACGCCAACAAAAACCTGAAACCATCCAAGATCTTCGTATTCAGCTTCAAATATAATCATCCTCCATTTCTTTTCCTTTTAATTTTCAGAAATGGTACTAACCAAGTCGGCTGCCGCATCACCTCCCATAATTGATAAACTTGTCATTGCAACCCTGCGGCGCCCGTCCGGGCACGGACGATGCCGCTGCCGTTAACGGACGGACGCGAAAGAGCGTAATGCTTAGTTCCAGATCAGCTTCACTTCGCCGCCGATGCGCGACGATTCGTAGATGGCGTCGAGAATGCGGTTGTTCGTGTAGCCGGACATTCCCGAAGTGATCGGTTCCCTTCCAGTGCGCACACACTCCAAAAAGTGGCGGCTGAGCAAAACCCGGTCGCTCTCGCCTTCGAGCGGCTGAATGTCGGTCTCCGCCACGCCTTCTTCATCGTGAGTGACGAATTTTCCGGTGCTGCCGAGCATCGACACGCCGCCTTCGGTTCCCATCAGGTGGAGGAACGGATCCTCTCCGATTCCGGTCGAATGGGCCGCCCAGCTTACATCGAGCGTAAGCGTCGCGCCGTTGTCCATCTTGATCATCGCCGTCGCCAGATCCTCGACGTCATAATAGCCGTCCCAGTTCGGCGTTCCCCAGCTGCCGATTCCTTGGCGCTGCGGACCGAATTCCGCATACGTCGTGCCGTATACGGAGACCGGACGCGGACTTCCCATCAGATAGAGGGAAACATCCAGCATGTGCACGCCGAGGTCGATCAGCGGGCCGCCGCCTGCCTGGTCCTTGCGCGTGAACCAGGAGCCCCAGCCGGGAATCCCTTTCTTGCGGCACCAGCCAGCCTTGGCGTTGTAGATCCGGCCGACGCTGCCGTTGTCGATATATTCCTTAATGCCGCGGATGATAGGGTTCCAGCGCATCTGGTGTGCCATCATCAGCGTTTTGCCGGACGCCATCTTTGCATCCAGTATCGCGCGGGCATTGGCCGAATCGATCGCCATCGGCTTCTCCAGCAGCACGTGCTTGCCGCTCTTCAGCGCCTCTACAGCCAGCGGCGCATGAAACTGGTTCGGCACCCCGATGACAACGGCATCGATCTCCGAATCTGCGAGCATAGCCTCCGGGCTGTTATGGACAACCGGAATTTCGTGCTCCTCGGCTCTTTTTTCCGCCAGCGGCAAATAGGCATCGGTCACGGCGCGGACTTCCGCTTCCGGGATTTGCTTGAATGTCTCGATGTGAACGTTGCCGATCCCTCCGGCGCCAATCACTCCGATACGAATTGGTGCTTGAGTCATTGTGAAATTTACCCTCCTGAAACCGGCTGCTTCCCTTTCCGGCGCTAGTTGAATGTCAAATTCAGTATATCACTCTTTGCCGCTGTGAACGATGCGCGTATTTGGCAAGCCGTTCTCCGCATTTGCCATTCGGGGTTCTCATTGTCCGGACAACCGCCACGTCTCCCCGTGCGGAAGCACGACGATCCGGTCGGCTTCGATTCCCTGCTCCGCCCGTCCGGCCTCCAGGCGCTCCAGCGCTTCCCGGGGGGTGTCGTCCGCCAGCTTGAACGCCCCGTAATGCATCGGTACGAACCAGTCGGCGCCGATATCGCGGAACGCCTGCAGCGCCTCTTCGGGCGTTACATGCTGCACGCCCATGAACGACTCCGGATCGTAGGCGCCGATCGGCATGAGCGCGACATCGATGTTAAAGCGCGCGCCGATATCGCGGAAACCGCGGAAGTAGCCGCTGTCTCCCGCAAAGTAGACGGTCGGAAATTTCGGAACGACCGGCCGCCGCTGCCCCGGCGCGAACAGCTCGGTCAAGCCGCGCGGCTTCAAAGCGGAAGCGGCCGCTTGGGCAGCCGCTGCGCCCGTGCCGAAGGCCGCGCTTGCGGCGCCGGCAGAAGCGGCGGGTGTACCGCCCGCTTCTGCGGGGCCTCCGGCCGCTGCCGGCGATGCGGCGCGGTTCCCGGCCGCCGCACCCGGATCGGCCGGGGCGTCAGCTGCAGTCGCCGATGCGGCGTGGTTGCCGGCAGCTGCACCCGGATCGGCCGGGGCGTCGCCTACAGTCGCCGATGCGGCGCGGTTGCCGGCCGCCGCACCCGGATCGGCTGGGGCGTCAGCTGCCGCGTTGCCGCCCGTAGACGGCGTGCCCGCCGGGCCGTTTGCCGCTGCGCCCCGTTCGCCGGCTTCGGCTTTCGCTGTGCCGGCAATTCCGGTCGGTGCGGCCGACGGCTCGCCCAATGCCAGCTTCTTCGGATCATAGGCGGCGAGCCCGTGCTCGGGCTCGATTACCCAGCCGCCCCAATGCGAGCTGTTCATATCCCAGGGGTTGCGGCGCGCCCAGTGCTGGGACGGGACGAACGATATTTTCAGCCCTTTGAAATAAATCGATTCCCACCAGTGCAGCTCGCTCACTCTGCCGAACCCTTTCATCTTCAGCTTCCGGCCAAGGCCCGCCGGCACGAGAATCGTCTTCGGTCCGCCGAGACGGTGCAGCGAAGCGATATGCAGATGATCGTAATGGGAATGGGAAATGAGCACGAGATCGATCGGCGGCATCTGTTCGATCGGAATTCCCGGCGGCACGAGCCGGCGGTGAAACCCCATCTGACCCGCCCAAACGGGATCGGTTACGATATTAATGCCGGCAAGCTGGATCAAAAATGTGGAATGCCCGATCCAGGTCACCGACGGCTTCGTATGATTATGGTATAAAAAGGCCGTGTCCGGGCTAACGTTCGGTACGGTGAACGAGTAATCTCTGGCCCTGAGACGCAGTATGCGTTCCTGGCCCCACCGCTTGAAATGCTTGGACGTCTTCTCCGTTTGAACACGGTCCATATTGTCAAATTTCGACTTGCGCAAAACGTCATCCCCGCTTTCTGAAGCCTGACGTGCTTTCTAATTAAGATACCAAGCGCAGGCAGCGAAATCAATTAATTATTGAATTTTTCGAAAATAATGTCGAACCGCGCGCTTAAACGTTCGTGTTTGAGGTCAGCGCCTTGCTTGGGGTACACTAAAAGGTACATTACTTCTTTTATACCCAATGGACGGAGGAATAAAAATGAAATTGCTTTCGATAGAGCCGACGCCAAGTCCGAATTCCATGAAGCTGAATGTGGACGAGACGCTGGCGCGGGGACGAAGGATCAGCTACACGCCCGCCGATGCGGATTCCGCCCCTGAACCGCTGCGCGGGCTGCTGGAAATCGCAGGGGTGCGGGGACTGTTCCGGACGGCGGATTTCATCGCGCTGGACCGCAAGCCCGGGGCCGACTGGGCGGGCATTCTGGCCAAGGCGCGCGAGCTGCTGCAGGCCGCGGACGGCCAGGGAGCCTCCGCCGGCAGCGGCGGACCGGATGCGGAAAGCGGCTTCGGAGAGGCGCACGTGCTGGTGCAGATGTTCCGCGGCATCCCGATGCAGGTGCGCGTGCGTACCGAGAGCGGCGAGACGCGCGCCGCGCTGCCGAAGCCGTTCGCGGACGCGGTCGGCAAAGCCGCCGGGGCGTCGATGATTCGCGAGCGGATGCTGGAGGAGTTCGGCGTACGGTACGGCGAGCCCGAGGACATCGCGGCGGAGATCGTCCGCGAGCTGGAGGCGGCCTATCCGGCGGAGCGGCTCGACGCGCTCGCCGAAGCGTCGCTGGCGCTCGGCGGGACGGATGCGCCGGAGGGCGCGCCGGCCCCGCGCCCGGAGCCGCTTGACGCGGCGCGCGTGCTCGAGCGGTTCGCGGCGCCGGACTGGCAGAGCCGCTACGCGGCGCTGGAGCGGCTGGAGAAGGCGGACGCGGCGGCGCTGCCGCTGCTCGAGCGGGCGCTCGCCGACGAGAACGCCTCTATCCGGCGGCTAGCCGTCGTCTACCTGGGCGACATGCGCGGCCCCGAAGCGCTGCCGCTGCTGTTCCGCGCGCTGCGCGACGCCTCGGCGTCGGTGCGCCGGACGGCCGGCGATACGCTGTCGGACATCGGCGATCCGGCCGCCGTCGCGCCGATGATCGAAGCGCTGGCCGACCGCAACAAGCTCGTCCGCTGGCGGGCGGCGCGCTTCCTGTACGAAGCCGGGGACGAGAGCGCGGTTCCGGCGCTGGAAACGGCGGCCGAGGATGCCGAATTCGAAATCCGGCTGCAGGCGCAGATGGCGCTGGAGCGCATCCGCAGCGGCGAGGAAGCGGCCGGATCGGTATGGCAGCAGATGACGGCGATGCGCAAAGGCTCTGCGCCCGCTGAGTAAGTAGCGGGCTGACGACGGGGAAGACTCAGCGGGCGCAGCAAGCTCCAAAGGGGCAAACCCCGAGGTCGTTCGCGAGGACGAGCCGCCCTAAACCTGCATATGTGCAGGTATTATCGATCAAAATCGCTTATCGAGAGGGAAAACCTGCTATTGTGCAGGTATTTCAAGCTTTTATTGCCTGAACAAACGCTTGAACGAGAAAAAACTGCATTTTGGCAGGAATTTTACGAGGTGGATAAATAGAGAAGAAAAAAGATGTACGAACGCATGTTTTTTAATAAAACTACTTCTCGTACTGCACGACATGGTTGCCTTTCGCTCCGGCTGCAGCAGAAAGCCCGAGCGTATGCGCTCGGTGTGCTGCGAGTTGCACCTCCATCCGCTCCGGCAGTGTACACGAACTGCCTCTCGTGAGGCGTAAATCCCGCT carries:
- a CDS encoding acyltransferase family protein: MKLNTKILDGFRFLLALWVAAGHFYILIGGTKFFNIPIISYLLGHPIIAVNGFMVITGFLMTYHYILRESKEPFREVSTGIKFVLRRLFRLYPVYFLAIMAAFFLVEYMYRFRAETLEFFTGSTLTAFGAESKMETPTLLGLFSHLLFVHGLIPHQDSSILSVAWSLSLEMQFYVLFPVIFAFLFTKKTHLKFIVLTILSTLISVLTLSFYKQYFDMPAALIFRMPIFLLGMMLAAAGLGKLKWRYVLLNGAVI
- a CDS encoding Gfo/Idh/MocA family protein, with product MTQAPIRIGVIGAGGIGNVHIETFKQIPEAEVRAVTDAYLPLAEKRAEEHEIPVVHNSPEAMLADSEIDAVVIGVPNQFHAPLAVEALKSGKHVLLEKPMAIDSANARAILDAKMASGKTLMMAHQMRWNPIIRGIKEYIDNGSVGRIYNAKAGWCRKKGIPGWGSWFTRKDQAGGGPLIDLGVHMLDVSLYLMGSPRPVSVYGTTYAEFGPQRQGIGSWGTPNWDGYYDVEDLATAMIKMDNGATLTLDVSWAAHSTGIGEDPFLHLMGTEGGVSMLGSTGKFVTHDEEGVAETDIQPLEGESDRVLLSRHFLECVRTGREPITSGMSGYTNNRILDAIYESSRIGGEVKLIWN
- a CDS encoding virulence factor, whose protein sequence is MKLLSIEPTPSPNSMKLNVDETLARGRRISYTPADADSAPEPLRGLLEIAGVRGLFRTADFIALDRKPGADWAGILAKARELLQAADGQGASAGSGGPDAESGFGEAHVLVQMFRGIPMQVRVRTESGETRAALPKPFADAVGKAAGASMIRERMLEEFGVRYGEPEDIAAEIVRELEAAYPAERLDALAEASLALGGTDAPEGAPAPRPEPLDAARVLERFAAPDWQSRYAALERLEKADAAALPLLERALADENASIRRLAVVYLGDMRGPEALPLLFRALRDASASVRRTAGDTLSDIGDPAAVAPMIEALADRNKLVRWRAARFLYEAGDESAVPALETAAEDAEFEIRLQAQMALERIRSGEEAAGSVWQQMTAMRKGSAPAE